A genomic stretch from Stutzerimonas decontaminans includes:
- a CDS encoding type II toxin-antitoxin system ChpB family toxin, translating into MKRGKECRGDIVRLNLNPTAGREQQGDFRPALVLTPAAYNATGLAVIAPITQGGDFARYAGFAVTLSGAGTETQGVILCNQIRSVDLEARGAKRVEAVPDVVIEDALARVMALFE; encoded by the coding sequence GTGAAGCGAGGCAAGGAATGTCGCGGCGATATTGTCCGCCTGAATTTGAACCCTACTGCGGGGCGTGAACAGCAGGGCGATTTCCGCCCGGCCCTGGTGTTGACTCCGGCAGCCTACAACGCGACCGGCCTTGCAGTGATTGCGCCGATTACCCAAGGCGGTGATTTTGCCCGTTACGCTGGTTTTGCAGTCACGCTAAGCGGTGCCGGCACCGAGACGCAGGGCGTGATTCTGTGTAATCAGATTCGCTCAGTTGACTTGGAAGCCCGTGGCGCAAAGCGCGTTGAGGCTGTACCTGATGTTGTGATTGAAGATGCCCTGGCTCGCGTCATGGCACTGTTCGAATAG